A genomic region of Pelodiscus sinensis isolate JC-2024 chromosome 1, ASM4963464v1, whole genome shotgun sequence contains the following coding sequences:
- the LOC142827402 gene encoding olfactory receptor 52R1-like, with product MQERVLYLRVGCLLCSMSDANISNFTNPSTFILLGIPGLEAAHVWISIPFCTMYAMAILGNFTILFIVKTEPSLHEPMYYFLCMLAVTDLVLSTSILPKTLSIFWFSSREIDFSACLTQLFFIHTFLAVESGIFVAMALDRYVAICDPLRHSTILTNHVVTKIGLAVLLRSSLLVFPYPFVARQWPYCRSNIIAHTYCEHIAVVKLACADIRVSSYYGLFVTFCVISLDVFFISVSYTQILRTIFSLPTKDTRLKTFGTCGSHFCVILAFYIPGLFSFFTQRFGQNVPLHFHILFANLYLLVPPMLNPIIYGVRTKQIRNRLLRVFTHKWI from the coding sequence ATGCAGGAGAGAGTGTTATACCTCAGAGTTGGatgcctcctctgctccatgtcaGATGCCAACATATCCAATTttaccaacccctccaccttcatcctgctgggcattcctggcctagaggcagcccatgtctggatctccatccccttctgcaccatgtacgCCATGGccatcttggggaacttcaccatcctcttCATCGTGAAGACAGAGCCAAGCCTTcacgagcccatgtactatttcctctgcatgctggccgtcactGACCTGGTTCTATCCACGTCCATCCTGCCTAAAACCCTGAGCATTTTCTGGTTCagttccagggagatcgatttcagtgcctgcctcacccagctgtTCTTCATTCACACCTTCTTAGCAgtggagtctgggatcttcgtggccatggctttggatcgctacgtggccatctgtgatcccctgagacattccaccatcctcacCAACCATGTGGTCACCAAAATCGGCCTGGCCGTGTTGCTACGCAGCAGCCTCCTTGTATTTCCCTACCCCTTCGTGGCAAgacagtggccatattgcagaagcAACATCATCGCCCATACCTACTGCGAGCACATCGCCGTGGTCAAGCTGGCCTGCGCCGACATCCGTGtcagtagttactacggcctctttgtgaCATTCTGTGTGAtcagtctggatgtgttttttatcTCTGTGTCCTATACTCAGATCCTCAGGACCATCTTCAGTCTGCCCACAAAGGAcacccggctcaagacttttgggacctgcggcTCCCACTTCTGTGTCATCTTAGCCTTTTATATCCCAGGTCTCTTCTCTTTCTTCACTCAGCGTTTTGGCCAGAATGTGCCCCTGCATTTCCACATTCTCTTTGCCAACTTGtatctcctggtgcctcccatgctaaaccccatcatctatggagtgaggaccaaacagatccggaaCAGGCTGCTCCGGGTCTTTACACATAAATGGATCTAA
- the LOC142827403 gene encoding olfactory receptor 52E4-like, with protein sequence MSDANISNFTKPSTFILLGIPGLEAAHVWISIPFCTMYAMAILGNFTILFIVKTEPSLHEPMYYFLCMLAVTDLVLSTSILPKTLSIFWFSSREIDFSACLTQMFFIHTFLAVESGIFVAMALDRYVAICEPLRHSTILTNQVVTKIGLAVLLRSSLLVFPYPFVARQWPYCRSNIIAHTYCAHIAVVKLACADIRVSSYYGLFVTFCVISLDVFFISVSYTQILRTIFSLPTKDTRLKTFGTCGSHFCVILAFYIPGLFSFFTERFGQNVPIYFHILFANLYLLVPPMLNPIIYGVRTKQIRNRLLRVFTHKWI encoded by the coding sequence ATGTCAGACGCCAACATATCCAATTTTACCAaaccctccaccttcatcctgctgggcattcctggcctagaggcagcccatgtctggatctccatccccttctgcaccatgtacgCCATGGccatcttggggaacttcaccatcctttTCATCGTGAAGACAGAGCCAAGCCTTcacgagcccatgtactatttcctctgcatgctggccgtcactGACCTGGTTCTATCCACGTCCATCCTGCCTAAAACCCTGAGCATTTTCTGGTTCagttccagggagatcgatttcagtgcctgcctcacccagatgttcttcattcacaCCTTCTTAGCAgtggagtctgggatcttcgtggccatggctttggatcgctacgtggccatctgtgaacccctgagacattccaccatcctcacCAACCAGGTGGTCACCAAAATCGGCCTGGCCGTGTTGCTACGCAGCAGCCTCCTCGTATTTCCCTACCCCTTCGTGgcaaggcagtggccatattgcagaagcAACATCATCGCCCATACCTACTGCGCGCACATTGCCGTTGTCAAGCTGGCCTGCGCCGACATCCGTGtcagtagttactacggcctctttgtgaCATTCTGTGTGAtcagtctggatgtgttttttatcTCTGTGTCCTATACTCAGATCCTCAGGACCATCTTCAGTCTGCCCACAAAGGAcacccggctcaagacttttgggacctgcggcTCCCACTTCTGTGTCAtcttagccttttacatcccaggtCTCTTCTCTTTTTTCACTGAGCGTTTTGGCCAGAATGTGCCCATTTATTTCCACATTCTCTTTGCCAACTTGtatctcctggtgcctcccatgctaaaccccatcatctatggggtgaggaccaaacagatccggaaCAGGCTGCTCCGGGTCTTTACACATAAATGGATCTAA